Proteins encoded within one genomic window of Leptospiraceae bacterium:
- the gltA gene encoding NADPH-dependent glutamate synthase, protein MAKKKTIRSIPQTRTPMKEQDPLVRAKNFEEVACGYSSFDAARESERCLDCPDQPCVSGCPVGIDIPGFIQKINEKNLRGAYEILTDTNLLPAVCGRVCPQENQCEGVCTVGESLEPVAIGRLERFVGDTAIKEGWVNIPYIEPNRFKVGIIGSGPAGMACAADMAKAGCDVTVYEAFHVPGGVLRYGIPDFRLPNTIIDAEIEKLKKLGVKFECNTLVGRLFTIEQMIEEMGFHSVFVGVGAGYPTMLGIPGDSLNGVLSANELLTRCNLMQGKEFPNFDTPLPIGRRVAVVGAGNTAMDAMRVSLRLGSEKVFCIYRRSRSEAPARVEELHHAEQEGVEFHWLTNPVSILDDGKGGVRGMRCVRMELGEPDDSGRRRPVAIAGSEFDFEVDVIVYAIGTNANPIMGQTSKIKLNKWGYIDTDETLATSIAGVFAGGDIVTGAATVIKAMGAGRKAAKSMKAYLGIHEDNIPYLKENSSTLFGINLREQNFARVRVMAGKV, encoded by the coding sequence ATGGCAAAGAAAAAAACAATTCGTTCTATTCCCCAAACAAGAACTCCCATGAAAGAGCAAGACCCGCTTGTAAGAGCGAAGAACTTTGAAGAAGTCGCTTGCGGCTACTCTTCTTTTGACGCTGCGAGAGAATCCGAGCGTTGTTTAGATTGTCCCGACCAGCCCTGTGTTTCTGGCTGTCCTGTAGGAATTGATATCCCCGGCTTCATTCAAAAAATAAACGAAAAGAATTTGCGCGGCGCTTACGAGATTCTAACGGATACTAATCTATTACCCGCAGTCTGTGGAAGAGTCTGTCCACAGGAGAATCAATGTGAAGGAGTCTGCACGGTAGGTGAGTCTTTAGAGCCTGTTGCCATTGGTAGACTCGAACGTTTTGTCGGAGACACTGCTATCAAAGAAGGCTGGGTGAATATTCCATACATTGAGCCAAATCGTTTTAAAGTGGGAATCATTGGCTCGGGTCCTGCTGGTATGGCTTGTGCGGCTGATATGGCGAAGGCGGGGTGTGATGTTACAGTGTATGAAGCCTTTCATGTTCCAGGTGGAGTTTTACGTTATGGAATTCCTGATTTTCGTTTGCCCAATACAATCATCGATGCAGAGATTGAAAAGTTAAAAAAACTGGGCGTTAAGTTTGAATGCAATACGTTAGTCGGTAGACTGTTTACGATTGAGCAGATGATAGAAGAAATGGGTTTTCATTCTGTATTTGTAGGAGTAGGGGCTGGTTATCCTACTATGCTTGGAATTCCCGGGGATTCACTCAATGGAGTTTTATCGGCTAACGAGCTATTAACCCGTTGCAATCTAATGCAGGGAAAAGAATTTCCCAATTTTGATACACCTCTTCCGATTGGTCGTCGTGTGGCTGTAGTAGGTGCCGGGAATACTGCGATGGATGCAATGCGTGTTAGCCTGAGACTAGGCTCCGAAAAAGTATTTTGCATTTATAGAAGGTCTCGCTCGGAAGCTCCTGCAAGGGTAGAAGAATTGCACCACGCAGAACAAGAAGGAGTAGAGTTTCATTGGCTTACAAATCCTGTTTCTATTTTAGATGATGGAAAAGGCGGAGTGCGTGGAATGCGCTGTGTGCGAATGGAATTAGGCGAGCCAGATGATTCAGGAAGAAGAAGACCAGTTGCCATAGCTGGGAGCGAGTTTGACTTTGAAGTAGATGTAATTGTATATGCTATTGGAACTAACGCAAATCCTATCATGGGTCAAACTTCCAAAATTAAACTAAATAAATGGGGCTATATTGATACCGATGAGACTCTGGCTACTTCGATTGCGGGTGTCTTTGCCGGTGGTGATATTGTCACAGGTGCGGCTACTGTGATTAAGGCGATGGGAGCCGGTCGTAAAGCGGCTAAGAGTATGAAGGCGTATCTTGGCATTCATGAAGATAATATTCCTTATCTGAAAGAAAATTCTTCTACTCTATTTGGAATTAATTTAAGGGAACAAAACTTTGCCCGCGTTCGAGTGATGGCAGGCAAAGTATGA